Proteins encoded in a region of the Aquila chrysaetos chrysaetos chromosome 25, bAquChr1.4, whole genome shotgun sequence genome:
- the MARF1 gene encoding meiosis regulator and mRNA stability factor 1 isoform X1, whose protein sequence is MMEGNRTENLCNRSFGWLQREENDAKPWLWKLSNCFSAAEKSLPCSAKTKDYMENKKAAVELKDASSPHNAGSKLFPAVPLPDVHPLQQQQIQLSPGPKVSCCAHGSDSSCTPQMHCGGGGGGGNLIHPGTILDSKSTGTITCQVGSGFAYPSAPSLKSPPTRSNLAGIASEFPGMCVENSVSSCQHLPCCGKLHFQSCHGNVHKLHQFPALQSCTSSGYFPCSEFTTGAAGHLDEHIAQSELTSRVCANPLHLNMAPSVCLKGSHYCNDCLSKPTRNSLVDAAKIWPNIPPPSAQTAPAPIPICNGCGTKGTGNEKSLLLASSLGKSPQKYGSPEVAITGQVLENLPPIGVFWDIENCSVPTGRSAIAVVQRIREKFFKGHREAEFICVCDISKENKEVIQELNNCQVTVAHINATAKNAADDKLRQSLRRFADTHTAPATVVLVSTDVNFALELSDLRHRHGFRIILVHKNQASEALLHHAHELICFEEFISDLPPRLPLKMPACHTLLYVYNLPTNRDSKSVSNRLRRLSDNCGGKVLSISGSSAILRFLNQESAERAWKRMENEDVFGNRIVVSFTPKNKELNETKSSSSVGTEKVKSPKKVNKNTKLCLLNKDSSDQSSGTKGSAGRGFQTHGSIIKPTNVKSLQELCHLESKTISRNTENQQEHLREQIPSPQSNSNAAIPVSLTTKKIGTGESSCKSSQKKETSASRSITNSPVDKKDKDETVFQVSYPSAFSKLTASRQLSPLLMSQSCWSSRSMSPNISNRSSPLTFNVVNHTGGTDCPDPFANGTDIQISNIDYRLSRKELLQNLQEIFSRHGKVKSVELSPHTDYQLKATVRMENLQEAISAVNSLHRYKIGSKRIQVSLATGAASKSLSLLSSETMSILQDAPACCLPVFKFTEIYEKKFGHKLIVSDLYKLTDTVAIRDQGSGRLVCLLPSSQARQSPLGSSQSHDGSSANCSPIIFEELEYHEPVCKQHCLNKDFIEHEFDPDSYRIPFVILSLKTFAPQVHSLLQTHEGTVPLLSFPDCYMSEFNDLEMVPEGQGGVPLEHLITCVPGVNIATAQNGIKVIKWIHNKPPPPTTDPWLLRSKSPVGNPQLIQFSREVIDLLKSQPSCVIPVSKFIPTYHHHFAKQCRVSDYGYSKLMELLEAVPHVLQILGMGSKRLLTLTHRAQVKRFTQDLLKLLKSQASKQVIVREFLQAYHWCFSKDWDVTEYGVCELADIISEIPDTTICLSQQDNEMVICIPKRERTQEEIERTKQFSKEVVDLLRHQPHFRMPFNKFIPSYHHHFGRQCKLAYYGFTKLLELFEAIPDVLLVLECGDEKILTLTEVEQVKAIAAQFVKLLRSQKDNCLMMTDLLTEYSKTFGYTLRLHDYDVSSVPALMQKLCHVVKVVDTESGKQIQLINRKSLRTLTAQLLVLLMSWDGTSFLSVEQLKQHYETTHSTSLNPCEYGFMTLTELLKSLPYLVEVFTNGATEEYVKLTNLYMFAKNVRSLLHTYHYQQIFLHEFSLAYSKYTGEVLQPKAYGCNNLEELLGAIPQVVWIKGHGHKRIVVLKNDMKTRFSSPSFPPADHVDDHGNQLADSNGHIMDTPGSTSSMELSLGTPNNVSNQTEQELLCLTNTSPIDLLCEPVPSCLPSPQLRPDPVVLESADLIQFEERPAPLSEIMILTEEEKQRIVTTAQEKLTSGSVVSNTTENASVSPCQSSETQLNKEAMDSPAKKQHKNKVKLAANFSLAPATKL, encoded by the exons aaggATTACATGGAGAACAAGAAAGCTGCTGTAGAATTGAAGGATGCTTCATCTCCTCATAATGCTGGCTCTAAACTGTTTCCAGCAGTACCGCTTCCTGATGTTCATCctcttcagcaacagcaaataCAGCTTTCACCTGGCCCAAAAGTAAGCTGCTGTGCTCATGGCTCTGACTCGTCTTGTACTCCACAAATGCATTgtggcggtggtggtggtggtggtaactTGATTCACCCTGGCACAATATTAGACTCAAAAAGCACTGGGACGATTACATGTCAAGTAGGGTCAGGATTTGCTTATCCGTCTGCACCTTCACTGAAGAGCCCTCCAACTAGAAGCAATTTGGCAGGCATTGCAAGTGAGTTCCCTGGCATGTGCGTAGAAAACAGTGTATCTTCCTGTCAACATCTGCCCTGTTGTGGAAAACTCCATTTTCAGTCCTGTCATGGTAATGTGCACAAACTGCATCAGTTTCCAGCCCTTCAGAGCTGCACATCTTCTGGCTATTTTCCTTGTTCTGAATTCACAACTGGGGCTGCAGGTCACTTGGATGAGCATATTGCACAGTCGGAGCTAACGTCGCGTGTGTGCGCCAACCCTTTGCACCTAAACATGGCACCTTCAGTTTGTTTAAAGGGCTCTCACTACTGCAATGACTGCTTGAGCAAG CCAACCAGAAACAGCCTAGTTGATGCTGCTAAAATCTGGCCAAATATTCCTCCTCCAAGTGCACAGACTGCACCTGCTCCTATCCCAATATGTAATGGCTGTGGAACCAAAGGAACAGGAAATGAGAAGAGTTTGCTACTGGCAAGCAGCCTTGGCAAATCACCGCAGAAATATG GGTCTCCGGAAGTTGCAATAACAGGCCAAGTTCTGGAAAACTTGCCCCCCATTGGAGTCTTCTGGGATATTGAAAACTGTTCAGTTCCCACTGGCCGTTCAGCTATAGCAGTTGTACAGAGGATTCGTGAAAAGTTTTTTAAAGGTCACAGAGAAGCAGAATTCATCTGCGTGTGTGACattagtaaagaaaataaagaagttattCAGGAGCTAAACAACTGCCAG GTGACTGTTGCACACATCAATGCTACAGCAAAGAATGCTGCTGATGACAAACTCAGACAGAGTCTTAGGAGATTTGCTGATACACACACTGCACCTGCCACTGTGGTTCTTGTGTCAA cgGATGTAAACTTTGCTTTGGAACTCAGTGACCTGAGACATCGACATGGTTTTCGGATAATTTTGGTACATAAAAACCAAGCTTCAGAAGCACTTTTACATCATGCTCATGAGcttatttgttttgaagaatttaTTTCAGACTTGCCACCAAGGTTACCGCTGAAAATGCCG GCATGCCATACCCTATTATATGTTTATAACCTGCCAACAAACAGAGACAGCAAAAGTGTCAGTAATAGACTCAGGCGTTTGTCAGACAACTGTGGAGGGAAGGTGCTGAGCATTTCTGGAAGCAGTGCAATTCTCCGTTTCTTAAATCAAGAAAGTGCTGAACGGGCTTGGAAGCGAATGGAAAATGAAGATGTGTTTGGTAACAGGATTGTAGTGTCTTTTACTCCCAAAAACAAAGAacttaatgaaacaaaaagctcCAGCTCTGTGGGAACTGAAAAGGTGAAGTCTCCCAAAAAAGTTAACAAGAATACAAAGCTGTGCCTCCTCAACAAAGACTCAAGTGATCAGTCTTCTGGTACCAAAggctctgctgggagaggaTTCCAGACTCATGGATCTATCATCAAACCCACAAATGTTAAAAGTTTACAG GAGCTGTGCCACCTTGAATCAAAGACCATCAgtagaaatactgaaaaccagcaagaaCATTTAAGAGAACAAATTCCTTCTCCTCAGAGTAACTCTAATGCAGCGATTCCAGTGTCTCTGACAACCAAAAAGATTGGAACGGGAGAATCATCCTGTAAAAGTAGTCAgaa AAAAGAGACCTCTGCTTCCAGGAGCATTACCAATTCTCCTGTagataaaaaagataaagatgaaactgtatttcaggTCAGCTATCCCTCTGCTTTCAGTAAGTTGACGGCCTCCAGACAACTCAGTCCTTTACTCATGTCTCAGAGTTGCTGGTCATCTCG GAGTATGTCTCCAAACATCTCAAATAGATCATCTCCACTCACGTTTAATGTAGTAAACCATACCGGTGGTACAGACTGCCCTGATCCTTTTGCAAATGGTACAGACATTCAGATCAGCAATATAGATTACAGATTGTCCAGAAAAGAGTTGCTGCAAAATTTACAAGAAATTTTCTCAAGACATGGCAAG GTAAAAAGTGTAGAGCTCAGTCCTCATACGGACTACCAGTTGAAAGCTACAGTTCGGATGGAAAATCTGCAAGAAGCCATCAGTGCTGTCAACAGTCTTCACAGATACAAAATTGGCAGTAAAAGGATCCAGGTCTCATTAGCAACGGGAGCTGCTAGTAAATCACTCTCTCTACTTAG CTCAGAAACGATGTCCATTCTGCAGGATGCACCTGCTTGTTGTCTGCCTGTGTTCAAATTTACAGAAATctatgaaaaaaa atttgGGCATAAGTTAATTGTATCAGACTTATATAAACTAACGGATACTGTGGCAATCCGTGACCAAGGAAGTGGGCGGCTGGTGTGCCTTTTACCCAGCAGCCAAGCCCGCCAGAGTCCACTGGGATCTTCACAGTCACATGATGGTTCATCAGCAAACTGTAGTCCTATAATATTTGAAGAGTTGGAATATCACGAGCCTGTTTGTAAGCAGCATTGCCTGAATAAAGACTTTAT TGAGCATGAGTTTGATCCAGATTCTTACAGAATTCCTTTTGTGATTTTGTCTCTGAAGACATTTGCTCCCCAAGTTCACAGTCTTCTACAGACACATGAGGGTACTGTGCCTTTACTAAg ttttCCTGATTGTTATATGTCAGAGTTCAATGATCTTGAAATGGTGCCAGAAGGCCAGGGTGGTGTTCCTTTAGAACATCTAATTACCTGTGTTCCTGGAGTTAACATTGCCACTGCCCAAAATGGCATTAAAGTTATTAAATGGATACATAACAAACCACCACCTCCTACTACAg atccTTGGCTTCTACGTTCTAAGAGCCCTGTAGGTAATCCACAACTTATTCAGTTCAGTAGAGAAGTGATAGATCTACTTAAAAGCCAACCGTCCTGCGTCATACCTGTCAGTAAATTCATCCCAACATACCATCATCACTTTGCAAAACAATGCCGTGTGTCTGACTACGGGTATTCTAAATTAATGGAGCTGCTAGAAGCGGTGCCTCATGTACTGCAA attcttGGTATGGGTTCCAAACGCTTGTTAACTCTAACGCACAGAGCTCAAGTGAAGCGCTTTACTCAAGACTTACTGAAGCTTCTCAAATCCCAGGCCAGTAAGCAAGTTATTGTGAGGGAATTCTTACAGGCTTATCACTG GTGTTTCTCTAAGGACTGGGATGTTACTGAGTACGGAGTTTGTGAATTGGCTGATATAATATCAGAAATTCCAGATACAACCATCTGTTTGTCACAGCAAGACAATGAAATGGTAATTTGTATTCCCAAAAGAG aacgtacacaagaagaaattgaaagaaCCAAACAATTTTCTAAGGAGGTAGTAGACTTACTGCGCCATCAACCTCATTTTCGAATGCCCTTCAATAAATTTATTCCTTCTTATCACCACCACTTTGGTCGTCAGTGCAAACTTGCTTACTATGGTTTTACAAAACTACTTGAACTCTTTGAAGCCATACCAGATGTCTTACTT gTATTGGAATGTGGGGACGAGAAAATTCTCACACTCACGGAGGTGGAACAAGTCAAAGCAATTGCTGCCCAGTTTGTTAAACTGCTGCGGTCTCAGAAAGACAACTGCCTTATGATGACTGATTTACTGACAGAGTACAGTAAAACATTTGGATACACACTGCGTCTTCATGACTATGATGTTAGCTCAGTTCCAGCTTTAATGCAGAAACTTTGCCATGTTGTAAAG GTTGTTGACACAGAGTCTGGCAAGCAAATTCAGCTGATAAATAGAAAATCTCTGCGGACTCTGACTGCCCAATTGCTAGTCTTGTTGATGTCCTGGGATGGAACGTCCTTTCTCTCTGTTGAACAGCTTAAACAGCATTATGAAACAACACACAGTACTTCACTTAATCCATGTGAATATGGATTTATGACCTTAACTGAACTCCTGAAGAGTCTGCCTTACTTGGTTGAA GTTTTTACCAATGGTGCAACAGAAGAATATGTGAAGCTTACAAATCTGTATATGTTTGCAAAGAATGTAAGGTCCTTACTTCACACTTACCATTATCAGCAGATCTTTCTTCACGAGTTCTCACTAGCATATAGCAAATACACAGGAGAAGTGCTGCAACCTAAAGCATATGGCTGCAATAATTTAGAAGAGCTCTTGGGAGCAATTCCACAG gTGGTCTGGATTAAAGGGCATGGCCATAAGAGAATTGTGGTACTAAAGAATGATATGAAAA CTCGTTTTAGCTCACCTAGTTTTCCCCCTGCTGATCATGTGGATGATCATGGAAATCAACTTGCTGACAGTAATGGACATATTATGGACACCCCAGGATCCACTTCATCAATGGAACTAAGTCTAGGAACACCTAACAATG tttctAATCAAACTGAGCAAGAACTTCTTTGCCTCACAAATACATCTCCCATTGACCTCTTGTGTGAGCCAGTTCCTTCCTGCCTACCATCTCCGCAGCTGAGACCCGATCCAGTGGTTCTTGAGTCTGCAGACCTCATTCAGTTTGAGGAACGCCCTGCACCTCTCTCTG aGATAATGATtttaacagaagaagaaaaacaaagaattgtTACCACAGCTCAAGAAAAATTGACCTCTGGTTCTGTGGTATCTAACACCACAGAGAATGCTTCAGTGTCTCCCTGTCAGTCCTCTGAAACCCAACTAAACAAGGAAGCAATGGACAGCCCAGccaaaaagcaacacaaaaacaAGGTGAAATTGGCAGCAAACTTTTCACTTGCACCTGCAACCAAGCTttaa
- the MARF1 gene encoding meiosis regulator and mRNA stability factor 1 isoform X5, whose protein sequence is MMEGNRTENLCNRSFGWLQREENDAKPWLWKLSNCFSAAEKSLPCSAKTKDYMENKKAAVELKDASSPHNAGSKLFPAVPLPDVHPLQQQQIQLSPGPKVSCCAHGSDSSCTPQMHCGGGGGGGNLIHPGTILDSKSTGTITCQVGSGFAYPSAPSLKSPPTRSNLAGIASEFPGMCVENSVSSCQHLPCCGKLHFQSCHGNVHKLHQFPALQSCTSSGYFPCSEFTTGAAGHLDEHIAQSELTSRVCANPLHLNMAPSVCLKGSHYCNDCLSKPTRNSLVDAAKIWPNIPPPSAQTAPAPIPICNGCGTKGTGNEKSLLLASSLGKSPQKYGSPEVAITGQVLENLPPIGVFWDIENCSVPTGRSAIAVVQRIREKFFKGHREAEFICVCDISKENKEVIQELNNCQVTVAHINATAKNAADDKLRQSLRRFADTHTAPATVVLVSTDVNFALELSDLRHRHGFRIILVHKNQASEALLHHAHELICFEEFISDLPPRLPLKMPACHTLLYVYNLPTNRDSKSVSNRLRRLSDNCGGKVLSISGSSAILRFLNQESAERAWKRMENEDVFGNRIVVSFTPKNKELNETKSSSSVGTEKVKSPKKVNKNTKLCLLNKDSSDQSSGTKGSAGRGFQTHGSIIKPTNVKSLQELCHLESKTISRNTENQQEHLREQIPSPQSNSNAAIPVSLTTKKIGTGESSCKSSQKKETSASRSITNSPVDKKDKDETVFQVSYPSAFSKLTASRQLSPLLMSQSCWSSRSMSPNISNRSSPLTFNVVNHTGGTDCPDPFANGTDIQISNIDYRLSRKELLQNLQEIFSRHGKVKSVELSPHTDYQLKATVRMENLQEAISAVNSLHRYKIGSKRIQVSLATGAASKSLSLLSSETMSILQDAPACCLPVFKFTEIYEKKFGHKLIVSDLYKLTDTVAIRDQGSGRLVCLLPSSQARQSPLGSSQSHDGSSANCSPIIFEELEYHEPVCKQHCLNKDFIEHEFDPDSYRIPFVILSLKTFAPQVHSLLQTHEGTVPLLSFPDCYMSEFNDLEMVPEGQGGVPLEHLITCVPGVNIATAQNGIKVIKWIHNKPPPPTTDPWLLRSKSPVGNPQLIQFSREVIDLLKSQPSCVIPVSKFIPTYHHHFAKQCRVSDYGYSKLMELLEAVPHVLQILGMGSKRLLTLTHRAQVKRFTQDLLKLLKSQASKQVIVREFLQAYHWCFSKDWDVTEYGVCELADIISEIPDTTICLSQQDNEMVICIPKRERTQEEIERTKQFSKEVVDLLRHQPHFRMPFNKFIPSYHHHFGRQCKLAYYGFTKLLELFEAIPDVLLVLECGDEKILTLTEVEQVKAIAAQFVKLLRSQKDNCLMMTDLLTEYSKTFGYTLRLHDYDVSSVPALMQKLCHVVKVVDTESGKQIQLINRKSLRTLTAQLLVLLMSWDGTSFLSVEQLKQHYETTHSTSLNPCEYGFMTLTELLKSLPYLVEVFTNGATEEYVKLTNLYMFAKNVVWIKGHGHKRIVVLKNDMKTRFSSPSFPPADHVDDHGNQLADSNGHIMDTPGSTSSMELSLGTPNNVSNQTEQELLCLTNTSPIDLLCEPVPSCLPSPQLRPDPVVLESADLIQFEERPAPLSEIMILTEEEKQRIVTTAQEKLTSGSVVSNTTENASVSPCQSSETQLNKEAMDSPAKKQHKNKVKLAANFSLAPATKL, encoded by the exons aaggATTACATGGAGAACAAGAAAGCTGCTGTAGAATTGAAGGATGCTTCATCTCCTCATAATGCTGGCTCTAAACTGTTTCCAGCAGTACCGCTTCCTGATGTTCATCctcttcagcaacagcaaataCAGCTTTCACCTGGCCCAAAAGTAAGCTGCTGTGCTCATGGCTCTGACTCGTCTTGTACTCCACAAATGCATTgtggcggtggtggtggtggtggtaactTGATTCACCCTGGCACAATATTAGACTCAAAAAGCACTGGGACGATTACATGTCAAGTAGGGTCAGGATTTGCTTATCCGTCTGCACCTTCACTGAAGAGCCCTCCAACTAGAAGCAATTTGGCAGGCATTGCAAGTGAGTTCCCTGGCATGTGCGTAGAAAACAGTGTATCTTCCTGTCAACATCTGCCCTGTTGTGGAAAACTCCATTTTCAGTCCTGTCATGGTAATGTGCACAAACTGCATCAGTTTCCAGCCCTTCAGAGCTGCACATCTTCTGGCTATTTTCCTTGTTCTGAATTCACAACTGGGGCTGCAGGTCACTTGGATGAGCATATTGCACAGTCGGAGCTAACGTCGCGTGTGTGCGCCAACCCTTTGCACCTAAACATGGCACCTTCAGTTTGTTTAAAGGGCTCTCACTACTGCAATGACTGCTTGAGCAAG CCAACCAGAAACAGCCTAGTTGATGCTGCTAAAATCTGGCCAAATATTCCTCCTCCAAGTGCACAGACTGCACCTGCTCCTATCCCAATATGTAATGGCTGTGGAACCAAAGGAACAGGAAATGAGAAGAGTTTGCTACTGGCAAGCAGCCTTGGCAAATCACCGCAGAAATATG GGTCTCCGGAAGTTGCAATAACAGGCCAAGTTCTGGAAAACTTGCCCCCCATTGGAGTCTTCTGGGATATTGAAAACTGTTCAGTTCCCACTGGCCGTTCAGCTATAGCAGTTGTACAGAGGATTCGTGAAAAGTTTTTTAAAGGTCACAGAGAAGCAGAATTCATCTGCGTGTGTGACattagtaaagaaaataaagaagttattCAGGAGCTAAACAACTGCCAG GTGACTGTTGCACACATCAATGCTACAGCAAAGAATGCTGCTGATGACAAACTCAGACAGAGTCTTAGGAGATTTGCTGATACACACACTGCACCTGCCACTGTGGTTCTTGTGTCAA cgGATGTAAACTTTGCTTTGGAACTCAGTGACCTGAGACATCGACATGGTTTTCGGATAATTTTGGTACATAAAAACCAAGCTTCAGAAGCACTTTTACATCATGCTCATGAGcttatttgttttgaagaatttaTTTCAGACTTGCCACCAAGGTTACCGCTGAAAATGCCG GCATGCCATACCCTATTATATGTTTATAACCTGCCAACAAACAGAGACAGCAAAAGTGTCAGTAATAGACTCAGGCGTTTGTCAGACAACTGTGGAGGGAAGGTGCTGAGCATTTCTGGAAGCAGTGCAATTCTCCGTTTCTTAAATCAAGAAAGTGCTGAACGGGCTTGGAAGCGAATGGAAAATGAAGATGTGTTTGGTAACAGGATTGTAGTGTCTTTTACTCCCAAAAACAAAGAacttaatgaaacaaaaagctcCAGCTCTGTGGGAACTGAAAAGGTGAAGTCTCCCAAAAAAGTTAACAAGAATACAAAGCTGTGCCTCCTCAACAAAGACTCAAGTGATCAGTCTTCTGGTACCAAAggctctgctgggagaggaTTCCAGACTCATGGATCTATCATCAAACCCACAAATGTTAAAAGTTTACAG GAGCTGTGCCACCTTGAATCAAAGACCATCAgtagaaatactgaaaaccagcaagaaCATTTAAGAGAACAAATTCCTTCTCCTCAGAGTAACTCTAATGCAGCGATTCCAGTGTCTCTGACAACCAAAAAGATTGGAACGGGAGAATCATCCTGTAAAAGTAGTCAgaa AAAAGAGACCTCTGCTTCCAGGAGCATTACCAATTCTCCTGTagataaaaaagataaagatgaaactgtatttcaggTCAGCTATCCCTCTGCTTTCAGTAAGTTGACGGCCTCCAGACAACTCAGTCCTTTACTCATGTCTCAGAGTTGCTGGTCATCTCG GAGTATGTCTCCAAACATCTCAAATAGATCATCTCCACTCACGTTTAATGTAGTAAACCATACCGGTGGTACAGACTGCCCTGATCCTTTTGCAAATGGTACAGACATTCAGATCAGCAATATAGATTACAGATTGTCCAGAAAAGAGTTGCTGCAAAATTTACAAGAAATTTTCTCAAGACATGGCAAG GTAAAAAGTGTAGAGCTCAGTCCTCATACGGACTACCAGTTGAAAGCTACAGTTCGGATGGAAAATCTGCAAGAAGCCATCAGTGCTGTCAACAGTCTTCACAGATACAAAATTGGCAGTAAAAGGATCCAGGTCTCATTAGCAACGGGAGCTGCTAGTAAATCACTCTCTCTACTTAG CTCAGAAACGATGTCCATTCTGCAGGATGCACCTGCTTGTTGTCTGCCTGTGTTCAAATTTACAGAAATctatgaaaaaaa atttgGGCATAAGTTAATTGTATCAGACTTATATAAACTAACGGATACTGTGGCAATCCGTGACCAAGGAAGTGGGCGGCTGGTGTGCCTTTTACCCAGCAGCCAAGCCCGCCAGAGTCCACTGGGATCTTCACAGTCACATGATGGTTCATCAGCAAACTGTAGTCCTATAATATTTGAAGAGTTGGAATATCACGAGCCTGTTTGTAAGCAGCATTGCCTGAATAAAGACTTTAT TGAGCATGAGTTTGATCCAGATTCTTACAGAATTCCTTTTGTGATTTTGTCTCTGAAGACATTTGCTCCCCAAGTTCACAGTCTTCTACAGACACATGAGGGTACTGTGCCTTTACTAAg ttttCCTGATTGTTATATGTCAGAGTTCAATGATCTTGAAATGGTGCCAGAAGGCCAGGGTGGTGTTCCTTTAGAACATCTAATTACCTGTGTTCCTGGAGTTAACATTGCCACTGCCCAAAATGGCATTAAAGTTATTAAATGGATACATAACAAACCACCACCTCCTACTACAg atccTTGGCTTCTACGTTCTAAGAGCCCTGTAGGTAATCCACAACTTATTCAGTTCAGTAGAGAAGTGATAGATCTACTTAAAAGCCAACCGTCCTGCGTCATACCTGTCAGTAAATTCATCCCAACATACCATCATCACTTTGCAAAACAATGCCGTGTGTCTGACTACGGGTATTCTAAATTAATGGAGCTGCTAGAAGCGGTGCCTCATGTACTGCAA attcttGGTATGGGTTCCAAACGCTTGTTAACTCTAACGCACAGAGCTCAAGTGAAGCGCTTTACTCAAGACTTACTGAAGCTTCTCAAATCCCAGGCCAGTAAGCAAGTTATTGTGAGGGAATTCTTACAGGCTTATCACTG GTGTTTCTCTAAGGACTGGGATGTTACTGAGTACGGAGTTTGTGAATTGGCTGATATAATATCAGAAATTCCAGATACAACCATCTGTTTGTCACAGCAAGACAATGAAATGGTAATTTGTATTCCCAAAAGAG aacgtacacaagaagaaattgaaagaaCCAAACAATTTTCTAAGGAGGTAGTAGACTTACTGCGCCATCAACCTCATTTTCGAATGCCCTTCAATAAATTTATTCCTTCTTATCACCACCACTTTGGTCGTCAGTGCAAACTTGCTTACTATGGTTTTACAAAACTACTTGAACTCTTTGAAGCCATACCAGATGTCTTACTT gTATTGGAATGTGGGGACGAGAAAATTCTCACACTCACGGAGGTGGAACAAGTCAAAGCAATTGCTGCCCAGTTTGTTAAACTGCTGCGGTCTCAGAAAGACAACTGCCTTATGATGACTGATTTACTGACAGAGTACAGTAAAACATTTGGATACACACTGCGTCTTCATGACTATGATGTTAGCTCAGTTCCAGCTTTAATGCAGAAACTTTGCCATGTTGTAAAG GTTGTTGACACAGAGTCTGGCAAGCAAATTCAGCTGATAAATAGAAAATCTCTGCGGACTCTGACTGCCCAATTGCTAGTCTTGTTGATGTCCTGGGATGGAACGTCCTTTCTCTCTGTTGAACAGCTTAAACAGCATTATGAAACAACACACAGTACTTCACTTAATCCATGTGAATATGGATTTATGACCTTAACTGAACTCCTGAAGAGTCTGCCTTACTTGGTTGAA GTTTTTACCAATGGTGCAACAGAAGAATATGTGAAGCTTACAAATCTGTATATGTTTGCAAAGAAT gTGGTCTGGATTAAAGGGCATGGCCATAAGAGAATTGTGGTACTAAAGAATGATATGAAAA CTCGTTTTAGCTCACCTAGTTTTCCCCCTGCTGATCATGTGGATGATCATGGAAATCAACTTGCTGACAGTAATGGACATATTATGGACACCCCAGGATCCACTTCATCAATGGAACTAAGTCTAGGAACACCTAACAATG tttctAATCAAACTGAGCAAGAACTTCTTTGCCTCACAAATACATCTCCCATTGACCTCTTGTGTGAGCCAGTTCCTTCCTGCCTACCATCTCCGCAGCTGAGACCCGATCCAGTGGTTCTTGAGTCTGCAGACCTCATTCAGTTTGAGGAACGCCCTGCACCTCTCTCTG aGATAATGATtttaacagaagaagaaaaacaaagaattgtTACCACAGCTCAAGAAAAATTGACCTCTGGTTCTGTGGTATCTAACACCACAGAGAATGCTTCAGTGTCTCCCTGTCAGTCCTCTGAAACCCAACTAAACAAGGAAGCAATGGACAGCCCAGccaaaaagcaacacaaaaacaAGGTGAAATTGGCAGCAAACTTTTCACTTGCACCTGCAACCAAGCTttaa